One region of Mucilaginibacter gotjawali genomic DNA includes:
- a CDS encoding phospho-sugar mutase — translation MQELDPAVLNKVNSWLQGSYDADVKQQIQKMLDEGAYTELTDSFYRDLEFGTGGLRGTMGPGSNRINKYTIGAATQGLANFLKKTYPGEKIKVAIAHDSRNNADLFSRITAEVFSANDIHVYFFKALRPTPELSFAVRLFGCKSGVMLTASHNPKEYNGYKAYGDDGGQFVFPADKAVMDEVAKISSIDEIKFTPIESNIEEIGEEVDQLYLDKITALSVSPEAIKRQKDLKIVYSPIHGTGITLVPRALKQFGFENVILVEEQITPDGNFPTVVYPNPEEKEALTLALKKAQEVDADLVLATDPDADRVGIAVKNTNNEFILLNGNQTGAMLINYLLTAWQEKGKLTGKEYIVKTIVTTNLIEAIAKAKNVKYYNTLTGFKYIGELMTKFEGKQTFIGGGEESYGYLIGELVRDKDAVVSSAFIAEMTAYYKDKGSSLFGALIDTYIEYGFYKEKLISITKKGKTGAEEIKEMMEKFRTNPPKTLGGSAVITLKDYEKGIETDLAAGTTSKLQLPVSDVLQFITADGSIISARPSGTEPKIKFYCSVNGKLASAAAYAETDKQLDAKIDGIIKDLGV, via the coding sequence ATGCAAGAATTAGATCCTGCCGTACTAAATAAGGTAAATTCATGGCTGCAAGGTAGCTATGACGCTGATGTTAAACAACAAATCCAAAAAATGCTCGATGAAGGCGCGTATACAGAATTAACCGATTCATTTTACCGCGACCTGGAGTTTGGAACCGGCGGCCTGCGCGGTACGATGGGCCCTGGCAGTAACCGGATCAATAAGTATACCATTGGCGCGGCCACACAGGGCCTGGCCAATTTCCTTAAAAAAACATATCCCGGCGAAAAGATCAAAGTGGCCATCGCACATGATAGCCGCAATAATGCAGATCTGTTTTCGCGTATCACTGCCGAAGTTTTCTCAGCAAATGATATTCATGTTTATTTCTTCAAGGCACTGCGCCCTACACCTGAACTTTCCTTCGCCGTCAGGCTGTTTGGCTGCAAAAGCGGTGTAATGTTAACTGCCTCACATAACCCCAAAGAATATAACGGCTATAAGGCATACGGCGACGACGGCGGCCAGTTTGTTTTTCCGGCAGATAAAGCGGTAATGGACGAAGTTGCTAAGATCAGCAGCATTGACGAGATTAAATTCACGCCCATTGAATCTAACATCGAAGAAATAGGGGAGGAAGTGGATCAGCTTTACCTGGATAAGATCACCGCCCTGTCGGTATCTCCTGAAGCAATTAAACGCCAAAAAGATCTGAAGATCGTTTACTCACCTATTCACGGTACCGGGATTACCCTGGTACCCCGGGCCCTGAAGCAATTCGGCTTTGAAAATGTGATCCTGGTGGAAGAACAGATCACTCCTGACGGCAATTTTCCGACGGTGGTTTATCCTAACCCGGAAGAAAAAGAAGCATTAACCCTGGCGCTAAAAAAAGCGCAGGAAGTGGATGCCGACCTGGTGCTGGCCACCGACCCGGACGCCGACCGTGTAGGTATCGCGGTAAAGAATACCAATAACGAATTCATATTGCTGAACGGCAACCAAACCGGCGCCATGCTGATCAATTACCTGCTGACCGCCTGGCAGGAAAAAGGTAAACTAACCGGAAAAGAATATATTGTTAAAACGATTGTTACCACCAACCTGATTGAGGCTATCGCTAAAGCTAAAAACGTTAAATACTATAACACCTTAACCGGCTTTAAATATATTGGCGAGCTGATGACCAAATTTGAAGGCAAACAAACCTTTATAGGCGGCGGCGAAGAAAGCTACGGTTATTTAATAGGAGAGCTGGTGAGGGATAAGGATGCCGTAGTTTCCAGCGCCTTTATTGCCGAAATGACTGCTTATTATAAAGACAAAGGCAGCAGCTTGTTTGGAGCGCTGATTGATACTTATATCGAATACGGTTTTTATAAAGAGAAACTGATCTCGATCACCAAAAAAGGAAAGACCGGCGCCGAAGAGATCAAAGAAATGATGGAGAAATTCCGTACCAACCCGCCAAAAACATTGGGTGGTTCAGCCGTCATTACGTTAAAGGATTACGAAAAAGGCATTGAAACTGATTTGGCGGCAGGAACTACCAGTAAGCTGCAGCTACCGGTTTCTGACGTATTACAGTTTATTACTGCCGATGGCAGCATCATTTCGGCGCGTCCTTCAGGAACGGAACCCAAAATCAAATTCTATTGCAGTGTGAACGGCAAACTGGCCAGCGCGGCAGCTTATGCTGAAACCGATAAACAACTGGATGCCAAGATAGACGGGATTATTAAAGACCTGGGGGTTTAA
- a CDS encoding sensor histidine kinase, giving the protein MLSSSTTTYEEGRLAAVKSYNILDTAEEKDFDDLTVLASAICQTPIAFISLIDDKRQWFKSRKGITQTETPIELSICATTIVSDLDILIVEDARHDERFAKNPLVTGDTQMTFYAGVPLVNEDGFALGSLCVIDQHQKQLTNDQTTALKIIAKQIVDKLELRKKVIALEKIHQELIDSNLFIQKFAAMAAHDIKNPMTSILLTAQALQMRLKKIDDKSCERLIDLNITSTKCLMALLDDMIAYSKSPSLLLTQKQTVNLPEMMRKVIGMINVPDNFTIQVPAENRQLNISSIAIDQIFINLLTNAIRYNDKEQGVINIRFSEDKNNYLFEIEDNGIGVAMEYHEKIFNNNFTLKLSDRYNKKGSGIGLSTVKELVKALNGTITLKSEPGRGTTFYISLNKL; this is encoded by the coding sequence ATGTTATCATCCTCAACCACTACATACGAAGAAGGCAGGCTAGCGGCAGTTAAATCATACAATATTTTAGACACTGCCGAAGAAAAAGACTTTGACGATTTAACGGTACTGGCCTCAGCCATTTGCCAAACGCCCATTGCTTTTATAAGTTTAATTGATGATAAAAGACAATGGTTTAAATCACGCAAGGGGATAACACAAACAGAAACGCCTATTGAACTTTCTATTTGCGCAACCACTATTGTGTCTGACCTTGATATTTTGATTGTAGAGGATGCACGCCACGATGAACGTTTTGCGAAAAACCCATTGGTTACCGGTGATACCCAAATGACTTTTTATGCAGGAGTACCTTTAGTAAACGAAGACGGGTTTGCATTGGGATCACTCTGCGTGATAGACCAGCATCAGAAACAACTGACCAATGACCAAACTACCGCTTTAAAAATAATTGCCAAACAAATAGTTGATAAACTGGAATTGAGAAAAAAAGTGATAGCGCTGGAAAAAATCCACCAGGAGCTGATCGATTCGAACCTGTTTATCCAAAAATTTGCCGCCATGGCTGCTCATGATATTAAAAACCCAATGACCAGTATTTTACTTACGGCACAGGCATTACAAATGCGCCTGAAGAAAATAGATGACAAAAGTTGCGAAAGGCTGATCGACCTCAACATTACTTCAACAAAATGCTTAATGGCTTTACTGGATGACATGATTGCTTATTCCAAATCGCCCTCGCTGCTTTTAACCCAAAAACAAACAGTAAACCTGCCGGAAATGATGCGGAAAGTGATTGGCATGATTAACGTTCCGGACAATTTCACGATACAGGTACCTGCAGAAAACCGGCAACTGAACATTTCATCCATCGCAATTGACCAGATATTTATCAATTTACTTACAAATGCCATCCGCTATAACGATAAGGAACAAGGCGTTATCAATATCAGGTTTAGTGAAGATAAAAATAACTACCTTTTTGAAATCGAGGATAACGGCATTGGTGTAGCCATGGAATACCACGAAAAGATATTCAACAATAATTTCACCTTAAAGCTTAGCGACCGGTATAACAAAAAAGGTTCGGGCATTGGCTTATCAACGGTTAAAGAGCTGGTAAAGGCGCTTAACGGCACTATTACTTTAAAATCTGAGCCGGGCAGGGGCACTACTTTTTATATCAGTTTAAATAAGTTATAA
- a CDS encoding response regulator codes for MCQKILILDDDTSLLETLAILLEDNGYEVKALSSGEKVIESINEFNPGLVLMDVMLAGLDGLTICRTIKNHDGMRDLPVILISGHYDLERALSHQGAPNDFLAKPFDLDVLLTKIKQQLDKAI; via the coding sequence ATGTGCCAAAAAATATTGATTCTTGATGACGATACCAGTTTACTTGAAACGCTTGCCATACTGCTTGAGGACAATGGCTATGAAGTTAAAGCCCTGTCAAGCGGTGAAAAAGTAATTGAATCGATCAATGAATTCAATCCCGGGCTGGTTTTAATGGATGTGATGCTGGCCGGCCTTGACGGCCTGACGATCTGCAGGACTATAAAAAATCATGACGGGATGCGTGATCTTCCGGTTATATTAATTTCAGGCCATTATGATCTTGAAAGAGCATTATCACATCAAGGCGCCCCGAATGATTTTTTGGCTAAACCATTTGACCTGGACGTTTTACTTACAAAAATTAAACAGCAGCTGGACAAAGCGATTTAA